From Herbaspirillum sp. WKF16:
CCGGCCTGGTGCTGGGCTTCGGCGGCTTCAGCGGGGAGCAGATGGAGCAGGCGGCGCGCAAGCTGGCGCGGGTGATACGGGCGATGGCCGGCGAACGCCAGCCGCCAGGCGGCAGGCGATGATGCGGCGGACCGGGCTGCGGCGCGGGTGGCGTCAGCCCAGGGCGGCGGCGTAGCGGCGCGCCACTTCCGGCCAGTTCACCACGTTGTAGAAGGCGCCGATGTATTCCGGCCGGCGGTTCTGGTAGCGCAGGTAGTAGGCGTGCTCCCACACGTCCAGCCCGAGGATGGGCGTGTTGCCGTTCATCAGCGGGCTGTCCTGGTTGCCGCTGCTCTCGACCACCAGTTTCTTCTGCGGCGTCACCGACAGCCAGGCCCAGCCGCTGCCGAAGCGCGACACGGCGGCCTTGGTGAAGGCTTCCCTGAAGGCGTCGAAACCGCCGAGCTCGCTGTCGATGGCCGCGGCCAGCTTGCCGTCGGGCTTGCCGCCGCCGTTGGGCGCCATCACCGTCCAGAACAGCCCATGGTTGGCGTGGCCGCCGCCCTGGTTGATCACGGCGGCGCGCAGGTTATCAGGCACTTCCTTGACGCGCGCCACCAGCTCCTCGACCGGCAGCTTTTCCCACTCGGTGCCGGCCACCGCGGCGTTGAGGTTGTTGATGTAGGTCTGGTGGTGCTTGCTGTAGTGGATTTCCATGGTCTGCGCGTCGATGTGAGGCTCGAGCGCATCGTAGGCGTAAGGCAAGGCTGGCAAGGTATAAGGCATGGCATTTCTCCGATGGGGGTGATGGAAATCGCGGCCGCGAGGGCCGTTCGGAGGCTGCCGGTTGGGTGGCGGGTGGACGCTGGTCCGGCCTTCCGGAAAGAAGTCCGGAAGACGAAAGATTCAATTCTAGTAGGAAATCGATATGGCTTATCCCTGCCTGCAGCAGGGGCAAAGCAAAAAGCCCGCAGCGAGCGGGCTTTTTCTTGATGCGCGAAACCGGCGATCAGTAAGTCAGGGTAACGGTCACGGTATCCGAATAGGCGCCGGCCAGCGGCGTCTGCGCGGCCGCGATCTGGCCGTACACCGTCAGCGTTTGCACCAGGCCCGAACCGGTGCCGGTCTGGGTGTCGGTGCCGATGGTCGAGCCCCAGTTGTTGGTGCGGCCCGAGTCGCGGTACAGCGCGTAGTTCAGCGTGCCGCCGCCGGTGGCGCTCATCTTGCGGCTGTTGACCGTCGAGCCGGTGCCGGTGCCGGCGTCAAGGCCGACGTTGTAGCTGGTGCCGTTGGTGCACAGCACCGTGATGCTGCCGGTCTGGTTCACCAGCGCCTGGGTGTAGGCGCCGAAGGCGATCGCCGAACCGACCACCGTGCAGGCGGCGACCACCGAGGCGCTGATGGTCAGCGAGGCGCTGGCCGTGGCCGCGTGCGACGGGGCCGAGGAAGCCAGCATGACAGCGGCGATGGATGCGCAGACGAAGCGATTTTTCTTGGCAAAAAACATGTTGATTCTCCTGTGGATCCCTGCGCTGTCCTCGCCCTGTGCGAGAACTTCTGTATGCAGCGGGTATGGAGACACTTTAGTTTTTTGCCCGGCTCATCGGCATCGGGGCATTCCTGAAAGCTCGGCCGCAAGCATCAGGCGTTTCCCCATCAGGGTTTTCCCTAGCGGGCCGGCTCGGCGACCGGCATGGCCGAGCTGGGCAGGCCGAACACGCGGTCGAACAGCAGGTTGAACAGGTAGGTATAGACCATGAAGAAGACGATCAGCCCCAGGTCGAGCACGAAGGCGTCCCACAGGCCGATGCCCAGCCACCAGGCGAACAGCGGCACCAGCATCAGCACCAACCCACCCTCGAAGCCCAGCGCATGCGCCGCCCGGCGCGCGAAGCCGCGGCCGCGCTTGGCCTGGCGCGCCTCCCAGCGCTCGAACAGGCCGTTGAAGACGAAGTTCCAAAGGAAGGCGATGGTCGACGAGGCCACCGCGGCGGCGCTCGAATGCCCGGCGTCATGGCCGGCGATCACGGCCAGGCCGAAGGTGGTGAAGACGATCGCCAGCGCCTCGAACAGGCAGGCGTAGACGAATTTGCGTTTGAAACCTTGCATGGAACTCTCCTGGATTGCCGGCCGTGCAACGCGGGATGGCGTGGCGGCGCGAAGACCGAAGGCCGACGACGCGGGCCTTGGGTACGGGGAGGATTTTATGGTTTAATTTTTGAAAGAAGAAATCGGCTTCTTTCAATTTTATTGATAACCAAAAAGACAACATGGCTTTCTCCAGCGACAACGTGCGGGTCTTCCTCGCGGTATTGGACAGCGGCTCCTTCTCCGCCGCCGCGCGCCTTTTGGGCCGCGTGCCGTCGTCGGTGAGCATGACCATCAGCCAGCTGGAGGCCGAGCTGGACCTGCAACTGTTCGACCGCACCGCGCGCGACGCGCGCCCCACCGACATGGCGCGCGCGCTGGAGCCGGACGCCCGCTTGCTGGCCAGCACCCTGCGCCAGCTCGACGCCCACGCGCTGGCCATGCACCAGGGCCTGGAGCGCAAGCTGACGCTGGCGGTCGCGCCGGAGCTGCTGTCGGCGCCCTGGGCCAAGCCGCTGGCGGTGCTGGCCGAGGAGTTCCCCTCGCTGGAAGTGGAGGTGCTGTCCTCGCCCCAGGCCGACGCCATGCGCATGCTCTACGACAACACCGCGCAGTTGGCGCTGGTGTTCGAGCGCCACGCCGGCAACGACCGCGAGGCCTTCCAGGAATTCAGCAGCGAGATGCTGGTGGCGGTGATCTCGCCGCAGCATCCGGCGCTCAAGGGCAAGAAGCGCAAGTTGCGCTACGAGGACCTGTACGGCATCCGCCAGATCGCCGTCGCCAGCCGCGACGCCAGCATCTCCGACCCGCGCTTCTTCCTGGCTCGACAGATCTGGCGCACCGACAACCACCTGGCCACGCTGTCCCTGGTGCGCGAAGGCCTGGGCTGGGCCTACCTGCCGCACAGCCTGGTGCAGCAGCAGATCGACGGCGGCCTGCTCATGGCCATCGATTTCGACAACATCAGCAATGCGCTGCGCCTGTGGGTGGATGTGGTGTGGAGCAAGGATCGTCCGCTGGGACTGGGAGCGCAGCGCTTCATCGCATTGATGCGCGAGATGGCGCCGAGCAGGAGGAAGCGGAGTTAGCGCGCGTTGCGCGGTTGGGCGCGCAGGCATGACCGACGGCGCCGGCTTCGATACGCCGCTGCGCGGCTACCCGGCCCGAACGGAGTTTATTGGTACGCGACGAACGCCGCTGGGTCCCTGCTTTCGCAGGGACGACGGATCAATTGAGATAGCGAGCCAAGGAATCGATGCCGCAGGCGAGTGACGGCACCCACGCCGACTTCGATACGCCGCCAAAGCGGCTACTCAGTCCGAACGGAGTCCGGTAAGGTGCGACAACGACGCTGGATCCCCGCTTTCGCGGGGACGACGGATTAATTGAGATAGCAAGCGAAGGAATCGATGCCGCAGGCGAGTCGGAGACCCCGCGAGGCCGCAGGCGAGCCGGTCACGCTTCCCCCTTGTGGGCCAGCCGTCGGAGCGTCGTAAAAAGTGGATCAGGGCGTCAGTCGGAGCGCAGCGACTCTGACGACCCCACTTTTTGCGACGCTCCGACGGGTACCCCGAAGGGGCTGGCACTTAGGGGCCGGTTTCTTTGCTTACTTTCTTTGGCGGGCCAAAGAAAGTGAGCGGCTGCCGGGCCGCCCCCGGCGCTCACCTCCGACCGGAGAAAGATAAGACTAAAGCCGGTACATCTGCACGCAGCAAGAGCAGACTACCCAAACAGCGACGGCATCCACGCTGACTTCGATACGCCGCCAAAGCGGCTACTCAGCCCGAACGGAATCCAAGGGGCGCAACGAAAGTCGCTGGATCCCCGCCTTCGCGGGGACGACGGATTAATTGAGATAGCGAGCCAAGAAATCGATGCCGCAGGCGAGTCGGAGACAGCGCGAGGCCGCAGGCGAGCCGGATGCGCTTTCCCCTTGTGGGCCAGCCGTCGGAGCGTCGCAAAAAGTGGATCAGGGCGTCAGTCGGAGCGCAGCGACTCTGACGACCCCACTTTTTGCGACGCTCCGACGGGTACC
This genomic window contains:
- a CDS encoding PACE efflux transporter, with product MQGFKRKFVYACLFEALAIVFTTFGLAVIAGHDAGHSSAAAVASSTIAFLWNFVFNGLFERWEARQAKRGRGFARRAAHALGFEGGLVLMLVPLFAWWLGIGLWDAFVLDLGLIVFFMVYTYLFNLLFDRVFGLPSSAMPVAEPAR
- a CDS encoding LysR family transcriptional regulator — protein: MAFSSDNVRVFLAVLDSGSFSAAARLLGRVPSSVSMTISQLEAELDLQLFDRTARDARPTDMARALEPDARLLASTLRQLDAHALAMHQGLERKLTLAVAPELLSAPWAKPLAVLAEEFPSLEVEVLSSPQADAMRMLYDNTAQLALVFERHAGNDREAFQEFSSEMLVAVISPQHPALKGKKRKLRYEDLYGIRQIAVASRDASISDPRFFLARQIWRTDNHLATLSLVREGLGWAYLPHSLVQQQIDGGLLMAIDFDNISNALRLWVDVVWSKDRPLGLGAQRFIALMREMAPSRRKRS
- a CDS encoding Csu type fimbrial protein gives rise to the protein MFFAKKNRFVCASIAAVMLASSAPSHAATASASLTISASVVAACTVVGSAIAFGAYTQALVNQTGSITVLCTNGTSYNVGLDAGTGTGSTVNSRKMSATGGGTLNYALYRDSGRTNNWGSTIGTDTQTGTGSGLVQTLTVYGQIAAAQTPLAGAYSDTVTVTLTY
- a CDS encoding superoxide dismutase, which produces MPYTLPALPYAYDALEPHIDAQTMEIHYSKHHQTYINNLNAAVAGTEWEKLPVEELVARVKEVPDNLRAAVINQGGGHANHGLFWTVMAPNGGGKPDGKLAAAIDSELGGFDAFREAFTKAAVSRFGSGWAWLSVTPQKKLVVESSGNQDSPLMNGNTPILGLDVWEHAYYLRYQNRRPEYIGAFYNVVNWPEVARRYAAALG